The following proteins are co-located in the Microbacterium sp. SORGH_AS_0888 genome:
- the argH gene encoding argininosuccinate lyase yields the protein MRADGQDARESRAKDEGTNQGALWGARFASGPSPALAALSRSTNFDWALAPYDLAGSHAHATALAAAGYLTPDEAERMHAGLDALAAAIADGILVPDPADEDVHGALEQALIRTVGPELGGKLRAGRSRNDQIATLVRLYLLDHARTVAHGILRVIDAIVAQAEAAGDAVMPGRTHLQHAQPVLLAHHLQAHAWPLVRDLERLRDWSARARVSPYGGGALAGATLGLDPQLVATELGLDRPAENSIDGTSSRDVVAEFAFVAAMIGIDLSRFAEDVIIWNTKEFGFVRLDDGYSTGSSIMPQKKNPDIAELTRGKAGRLIGDLAGLLATLKGLPLAYNRDLQEDKEPVFDQVATLELVLPAFAGMVATMRFDTARMAELAPQGFSLATDVAEWLVKRGVPFRDAHEVSGALVQACEKHGIELHEATDALLAEVSPLLAPEVREVLVVAGSVASRDGIGGTAPVRVDEQRSHLVTRAQELAHALGL from the coding sequence ATTCGGGCGGACGGCCAGGACGCGCGTGAGTCCCGGGCCAAGGACGAGGGCACGAACCAGGGGGCGCTGTGGGGCGCCAGATTCGCCTCGGGCCCCTCGCCGGCGCTCGCCGCGCTGAGCCGTTCCACGAACTTCGACTGGGCGCTCGCCCCCTACGACCTCGCCGGCTCGCACGCGCACGCGACGGCGCTCGCCGCCGCCGGCTACCTGACTCCGGATGAGGCGGAGCGCATGCACGCCGGGCTGGACGCGCTCGCCGCCGCGATCGCCGACGGCATCCTGGTTCCCGACCCCGCCGACGAGGACGTGCACGGCGCGCTCGAGCAGGCGCTGATCCGCACCGTCGGGCCCGAGCTGGGCGGCAAGCTGCGCGCGGGCCGCAGCCGCAACGACCAGATCGCAACGCTCGTGCGCCTCTACCTGCTCGATCACGCGCGCACCGTCGCCCACGGCATCCTGCGGGTGATCGATGCGATCGTCGCCCAGGCCGAAGCGGCGGGGGATGCCGTGATGCCGGGCCGCACGCACCTGCAGCACGCGCAGCCGGTTCTGCTCGCGCACCACCTGCAGGCCCATGCCTGGCCGCTGGTGCGCGACCTCGAGCGGCTCCGCGACTGGTCGGCGCGCGCCCGTGTCTCGCCCTATGGCGGGGGAGCGCTGGCGGGGGCGACCCTGGGCCTCGACCCGCAGCTGGTCGCGACGGAGCTCGGCCTCGACCGCCCGGCGGAGAACTCGATCGACGGGACGTCGTCGCGCGACGTGGTGGCCGAGTTCGCGTTCGTGGCCGCCATGATCGGCATCGACCTGTCGCGATTCGCCGAGGACGTCATCATCTGGAACACGAAGGAGTTCGGCTTCGTGCGGCTCGACGACGGGTACTCGACGGGGTCGAGCATCATGCCGCAGAAGAAGAACCCCGACATCGCCGAGCTGACGCGCGGCAAGGCGGGTCGCCTGATCGGCGACCTGGCGGGCCTGCTCGCCACGCTCAAGGGCCTGCCGCTCGCGTACAACCGCGACCTGCAGGAGGACAAGGAGCCCGTCTTCGATCAGGTCGCGACGCTGGAGCTCGTGCTCCCCGCCTTCGCGGGCATGGTCGCGACGATGCGCTTCGACACGGCGCGGATGGCGGAGCTCGCACCGCAGGGGTTCTCGCTCGCGACGGATGTCGCGGAGTGGCTCGTCAAGCGCGGTGTGCCCTTCCGCGATGCCCACGAGGTGTCGGGGGCGCTCGTGCAGGCGTGCGAGAAGCACGGAATCGAGCTGCATGAGGCGACTGACGCCCTGCTCGCGGAGGTGTCGCCGCTGCTCGCACCGGAGGTGCGCGAGGTGCTGGTGGTCGCGGGGAGCGTGGCGAGCCGCGACGGCATCGGGGGCACGGCTCCCGTGCGGGTCGACGAGCAGCGGTCGCACCTGGTGACGCGTGCGCAGGAGCTCGCGCACGCGCTCGGTCTGTAG
- a CDS encoding DUF418 domain-containing protein produces MSLSRPHAGGWRVGRVALWVIGVLLILTGVPVYVILPAYAVLFLLAIPMLRLRAPALLVTAGIGLVVMPFVQAALDILPFWQTAEGESIALAIGWAYPFPLWWVYLVAGLGIGRLKLRDPFVQVLLLVAGAGAAMVGYGIGGMFSTGADVVPAAYLDRVVSVLPHSGGLPEALGSTGFVIAVLGLCLLVCRGPARWALLPLRAAGSMPLTAYTAQILVWAVWAFLVLGGTGDLGAFRALQPFWPIAIGVVAGCTVWGLTLGRGPLESLLARLR; encoded by the coding sequence GTGTCGCTCTCACGGCCGCACGCTGGCGGCTGGCGCGTCGGGCGGGTCGCGCTCTGGGTCATCGGGGTGCTCCTGATCCTCACCGGCGTCCCCGTGTACGTCATCCTGCCGGCCTACGCCGTGCTCTTCCTGCTCGCGATCCCGATGCTGCGTCTGCGGGCTCCTGCGCTGCTCGTCACGGCCGGGATCGGACTGGTCGTCATGCCCTTCGTGCAGGCGGCGCTCGACATCCTGCCCTTCTGGCAGACGGCTGAGGGGGAGTCGATCGCGCTCGCGATCGGGTGGGCGTATCCGTTCCCGCTGTGGTGGGTCTATCTCGTGGCGGGGCTCGGCATCGGGCGGCTAAAGCTGCGGGACCCGTTCGTCCAGGTGCTGCTGCTCGTCGCCGGTGCGGGGGCGGCGATGGTCGGCTATGGGATCGGGGGGATGTTCAGCACGGGGGCGGATGTCGTCCCCGCGGCCTACCTCGACCGGGTGGTCAGCGTCCTCCCGCACTCCGGCGGACTGCCGGAGGCCCTCGGGTCGACCGGGTTCGTGATCGCGGTGCTCGGGCTGTGCCTGCTGGTGTGCCGAGGGCCCGCGCGGTGGGCGCTGCTCCCGCTGCGAGCTGCCGGGAGCATGCCGCTGACCGCCTACACCGCACAGATCCTCGTGTGGGCGGTGTGGGCGTTCCTGGTGCTGGGCGGCACCGGCGATCTCGGGGCCTTCCGTGCTCTGCAGCCGTTCTGGCCGATCGCGATCGGTGTCGTCGCCGGATGCACGGTGTGGGGGCTGACGCTCGGACGGGGCCCGCTTGAGTCGCTTCTCGCGCGCCTGCGCTGA
- the argF gene encoding ornithine carbamoyltransferase, translating into MTRHLLRDDDLTPAEQAEILDLAAELKTDRWKLKPLEGPQTVAVIFDKSSTRTRVSFAVGIADLGGSPLIISTANSQLGGKETPADTARVLERQVAAIVWRTYAQAGLEQMAAGTRVPVVNALSDDFHPCQLLADLLTIREHKGELAGLTLAFFGDGRTNMGQSYVLGGVTAGMHVRVASPVAYAPREDVVADADRRAAETGGSVTLYTDPIEAAAGADVIVTDTWVSMGKEDEKLERLRDLTPYKVSQEIMSLAADDAIFIHCLPADRGYEVDAEVIDGPQSVVWDEAENRLHAQKALLVWLLRQG; encoded by the coding sequence ATGACCCGACACCTGCTGCGCGATGACGACCTCACGCCGGCCGAACAGGCCGAGATCCTCGATCTGGCGGCCGAGCTGAAGACCGACCGCTGGAAGCTCAAGCCGCTCGAAGGCCCGCAGACCGTGGCCGTCATCTTCGACAAGTCCTCCACCCGCACCCGCGTCTCGTTCGCGGTCGGCATCGCGGACCTCGGCGGCTCGCCGCTCATTATCTCCACCGCCAACAGCCAGCTCGGCGGCAAGGAGACCCCGGCCGACACCGCGCGGGTGCTGGAGCGCCAGGTCGCGGCGATCGTCTGGCGCACCTACGCGCAAGCGGGGCTGGAGCAGATGGCCGCCGGCACCCGGGTGCCGGTCGTCAACGCGCTGAGCGATGACTTCCACCCGTGCCAGCTGCTCGCCGACCTGCTGACGATCCGTGAGCACAAGGGGGAGCTCGCCGGCCTCACGCTCGCCTTCTTCGGCGACGGCCGCACGAACATGGGGCAGTCCTATGTCCTGGGCGGGGTCACCGCGGGGATGCACGTGCGCGTCGCCTCGCCGGTCGCCTACGCGCCGCGGGAGGACGTCGTGGCCGATGCCGACCGTCGCGCAGCGGAGACGGGCGGCTCCGTGACGCTGTACACGGATCCGATCGAGGCGGCGGCGGGCGCCGATGTCATCGTCACCGACACCTGGGTCTCCATGGGCAAGGAGGACGAGAAGCTCGAGCGTCTGCGCGATCTCACGCCCTACAAGGTCTCGCAGGAGATCATGTCCCTCGCCGCGGACGATGCGATCTTCATCCACTGCCTGCCCGCCGACCGCGGCTACGAGGTCGACGCCGAGGTCATCGACGGGCCCCAGAGCGTCGTCTGGGACGAGGCGGAGAACCGTCTCCACGCCCAGAAGGCCCTCCTGGTCTGGTTGCTGCGTCAGGGCTGA
- the argB gene encoding acetylglutamate kinase, which produces MTEIDLQDTDPDEASAKAATLIESLPWLQRFRDQIVVVKYGGNAMVSDELQDAFAADVAYLRYVGVKPVVVHGGGPQISSMLDRLAIPSEFKGGYRVTSTEAISVVRMVLTGQINPQLVAKINAYGPVATGLSGEDAGLFGGRRRGVVVEGVEHDLGRVGDVVTVDPQPVLDQLEAGRIPVVSSIAPDLDHPGHSLNVNADAAAAALAIALGATKLVVLTDVPGLYADWPNRDSLVSHLTADELREMMPRLESGMIPKMQACLDAVTAGVETAAIIDGRVPHSVLVEMFTQKGIGTEVVAK; this is translated from the coding sequence ATGACCGAGATCGATCTCCAGGACACCGACCCCGACGAGGCCAGCGCCAAGGCGGCGACGCTCATCGAGTCGCTGCCGTGGCTGCAGCGCTTCCGCGACCAGATCGTGGTGGTCAAGTACGGCGGCAACGCGATGGTCTCCGACGAGCTGCAGGATGCGTTCGCCGCCGACGTCGCCTACCTGCGCTACGTGGGCGTCAAGCCGGTGGTCGTGCACGGCGGCGGCCCGCAGATCTCGAGCATGCTCGATCGCCTCGCGATCCCGAGCGAGTTCAAGGGCGGTTACCGCGTCACCTCGACCGAGGCGATCAGCGTCGTCCGCATGGTGCTGACGGGCCAGATCAACCCGCAGCTCGTGGCGAAGATCAACGCCTACGGCCCGGTCGCGACGGGGCTCTCCGGCGAGGACGCGGGGCTGTTCGGCGGACGCCGCCGCGGCGTCGTCGTGGAGGGCGTCGAGCACGACCTCGGCCGGGTGGGCGATGTCGTGACGGTCGATCCGCAGCCGGTACTGGACCAGCTCGAGGCGGGGCGCATCCCCGTGGTGTCCTCGATCGCTCCGGATCTCGACCATCCCGGCCACTCGCTCAACGTCAACGCCGATGCCGCCGCCGCCGCCCTCGCGATCGCGCTCGGCGCGACCAAGCTCGTCGTGCTCACCGATGTGCCCGGACTGTACGCCGACTGGCCGAACCGCGACTCGCTCGTCTCACATCTGACGGCGGACGAGCTGCGCGAGATGATGCCGCGGCTGGAGTCCGGCATGATCCCCAAGATGCAGGCGTGCCTGGACGCCGTCACGGCGGGGGTCGAGACGGCGGCGATCATCGACGGCCGTGTGCCGCACTCGGTGCTCGTCGAGATGTTCACTCAGAAGGGGATCGGAACCGAGGTGGTGGCGAAATGA